The following DNA comes from Spirulina major PCC 6313.
GTTCCACATTGCCCTTAAAACTATGGCCCGTCCATTGCACGATCATGTTACAGCCAGGCATCAGAGTGAGGCGATCGCCCGTCAAGGCCGTTAACCGTTCCGGCTCCCGACTCGCCCCCCAAAAGTCCTTCTCATCCTTGACGAGAAAATTTTCAATCTCGATGTGATCCCCGACGGTTTTCAAATTCAGCACCCGCAGCCGATAGGGACTATTGAGCATATAGTCGTAGGCCTGTTCCACCATTAAGCTGATCCCGTCGAGACCCGTGGCCGGTGCTTTGCGCATACAGACACGAATATGGGCAAAAAAGGGCGGATTTTCGTAGGCTTGCTCTTGGTTGCTGAAATCCGCCGCCATCCAGCGGGCTAGGGTCAAAACATCGGTGGCATGGGTCATAGCACTAGGGGGTTAATTGTCCTTCCATTAAACGGAAAAAGAGGAAGTGTGTCACCTGTTCCGCGCTGAAATTGTCATCACTGACGAGGACGAGGAGGGAACTGCCATCGGCTAAACGGGGGCCGAGGGTCATGCCTTCGAGGTTGTCGAGGGGGATGTTGAGGGTGCTGAGATCGAGGAGGAGTCGTTTTTTGAGGGGGGCGACGGTGGTGAGTTCACCGCCGAGGGTGGCGATGCGGGAGGTGTCGGTGGCGTTCCCAGCGACCACTTGGAAGAGGCGGGCGGTGTAGCCGTTGAGGGTGAGCGATCGCTCCAAGGTCAGGAGATGGCCTTCTTCATTCAGGGTGAGCAGATCGCTCAAACCATGGGAGAGGGAACCCTCTGGGGCGGGTTCGAGGAGATAGGCATTTTCCGACACCAAGACCGGATCACCAAAGGGATTAATCAGATAATGCAAGAGCCGAATGCGATCGCGCCCATCGGTGTCGGTGCGGCGCTCGTCTTGGGTGAGGTGGGATTCTGGCGCGGTGAAGAGGCGAAAGGGATCGTCTGGTGAAAGCCCTGTCCACTGCACATCTAAGGATTCTAAGCCCAGATTATTTCGGATGCCGTGGGGTGGATCGGGGTCACGGATCGGGGTGGCGGGGAGAAAGCGGGCGGGGAGTCTGAGCGATCGCAGGGCTTGGCCCGTACTGGGGTCAAACTCTTGAATCCAGGGGGCAATATCGCGGTTGAGGTTGCCTTCACTGCTGATCATCAGAGTATGGCGGGGGGTGAAGGCGATGCCTTCCGGGTCGAGGGTTCCGGGGGCGAAGGGTTCGCCGTTGCTGTCTTTGAGGGTGATCACTTGGTCGAAGCTGATCCGAGCGATCGCGCCGTCCGCGTCGTTCTGTTCAATCTGAAACCGATAGGCGCGGGCGGGGGCTTCGTTGCTGCGATCGTCGGAAATGGCATAGAAGGTTTCGGTGGTGCGATCGTAGGTCAACCCCGACAATCCGC
Coding sequences within:
- a CDS encoding chromophore lyase CpcT/CpeT translates to MTHATDVLTLARWMAADFSNQEQAYENPPFFAHIRVCMRKAPATGLDGISLMVEQAYDYMLNSPYRLRVLNLKTVGDHIEIENFLVKDEKDFWGASREPERLTALTGDRLTLMPGCNMIVQWTGHSFKGNVEPGKACRVVRKGQETYLDSTFEIDEALFQSWDRGRDLDTDAAVWGSVAGAFRFKRWTSFAAEMIA
- a CDS encoding esterase-like activity of phytase family protein, which gives rise to MKIMVRLIVLLCCVLLTACAPSVAQERQFLPLQAELINSVTLPQQELDGTPIGGLSGLTYDRTTETFYAISDDRSNEAPARAYRFQIEQNDADGAIARISFDQVITLKDSNGEPFAPGTLDPEGIAFTPRHTLMISSEGNLNRDIAPWIQEFDPSTGQALRSLRLPARFLPATPIRDPDPPHGIRNNLGLESLDVQWTGLSPDDPFRLFTAPESHLTQDERRTDTDGRDRIRLLHYLINPFGDPVLVSENAYLLEPAPEGSLSHGLSDLLTLNEEGHLLTLERSLTLNGYTARLFQVVAGNATDTSRIATLGGELTTVAPLKKRLLLDLSTLNIPLDNLEGMTLGPRLADGSSLLVLVSDDNFSAEQVTHFLFFRLMEGQLTP